One Urocitellus parryii isolate mUroPar1 chromosome 9, mUroPar1.hap1, whole genome shotgun sequence DNA segment encodes these proteins:
- the Myl11 gene encoding myosin regulatory light chain 11 encodes MAPKKAKRRAAAEGSSNVFSMFDQTQIQEFKEAFTVIDQNRDGIIDKEDLRDTFAAMGRLNVKNEELDAMMKEASGPINFTVFLTMFGEKLKGADPEDVITGAFKVLDPEGKGTIKKQFLEELLTTQCDRFTPEEIKNMWAAFPPDVGGNVDYKNICYVITHGDAKDQE; translated from the exons ATG GCACCTAAGAAGGCCAAGAGAAGGGCAGCAGCAGAGGGGAGCTCCAATGTCTTCTCCATGTTTGACCAGACTCAGATCCAGGAGTTCAAGGAG GCCTTCACTGTAATTGACCAGAACCGAGATGGCATTATTGACAAAGAGGATCTTCGGGACACTTTTGCAGCCATGG GCCGCCTCAATGTGAAGAATGAGGAGTTAGATGCCATGATGAAGGAAGCCAGTGGGCCCATCAACTTCACTGTCTTCCTGACCATGTTCGGGGAGAAGCTCAAAG GTGCCGATCCCGAGGATGTGATCACTGGAGCCTTCAAGGTCCTGGACCCTGAGGGAAAGGGCACCATCAAGAAGCAGTT CCTGGAGGAGCTGCTTACCACCCAGTGCGACCGCTTCACTCCAGAGGAA ATCAAGAATATGTGGGCAGCTTTCCCCCCTGACGTGGGCGGCAACGTAGACTACAAGAACATCTGCTACGTCATCACGCACGGTGACGCCAAGGACCAGGAGTAG
- the Septin1 gene encoding septin-1, with protein MDKEYVGFAALPNQLHRKSVKKGFDFTLMVAGESGLGKSTLINSLFLTNLYEDRQVPEASARLTQTLTIERRGVEIEEGGVKVKLTLVDTPGFGDSVDCSDCWLPVVRFIEEQFEQYLRDESGLNRKNIQDSRVHCCLYFISPFGRGLRPLDVAFLRAVHEKVNIIPVIGKADALMPKETQALKQKIRDQLKEEEINIYQFPECDSDEDEDFKRQDAEMKGSIPFAVVGSCEVVRDGGTRPVRGRRYSWGTVEVENPQHCDFLNLRRMLVQTHLQDLKEVTHDLLYEGYRARCLQSLARPGARDRTSRSKLSRQSATEIPLPMLPLAETEKLIREKDEELRRMQEMLEKMQAQMQQSQAQGEQSDAL; from the exons ATG gaCAAGGAGTATGTGGGTTTTGCTGCGCTCCCCAACCAGCTGCACCGCAAGTCCGTTAAGAAGGGGTTTGACTTCACACTCATGGTGGCAG GGGAGTCAGGTCTGGGGAAATCCACCCTTATCAACAGCCTGTTCCTCACCAACCTCTATGAGGATCGGCAAGTGCCAGAGGCTAGCG CTCGCTTGACACAAACATTGACCATTGAGCGCAGGGGTGTGGAGATTGAAGAGGGGGGCGTCAAGGTGAAGCTGACCTTGGTGGACACACCTGGCTTTGGGGATTCTGTGGACTGCTCAGACtg CTGGCTGCCTGTGGTGCGCTTCATTGAGGAGCAATTTGAGCAGTATCTCAGGGACGAGAGTGGCTTGAACCGGAAGAACATCCAGGATTCCCGGGTCCACTGCTGTCTCTACTTCATCTCACCCTTCGGCCGGGG GCTCCGGCCCCTAGATGTGGCCTTCCTCCGGGCGGTGCACGAGAAAGTCAACATCATTCCAGTCATCGGCAAAGCAGATGCCCTGATGCCCAAGGAAACCCAGGCCCTCAAGCAGAAG ATACGGGACCaattgaaggaggaggagatcaATATTTACCAGTTCCCAGAATGTGACTCTGATGAGGATGAAGACTTCAAGAGACAGGATGCTGAGATGAAG GGAAGCATCCCTTTCGCAGTCGTCGGTTCATGCGAGGTGGTGAGGGACGGTGGGACCCGACCAGTGAGGGGACGCCGCTACTCCTGGGGGACCGTGGAGG TGGAGAACCCACAGCACTGCGACTTCCTGAACCTGAGACGGATGTTGGTGCAGACACACCTGCAGGACTTGAAAGAGGTGACACACGATCTGCTCTACGAGGGCTACCGGGCCCGCTGCCTACAGAGCCTAGCCCGGCCTGGGGCTCGTGATCGAACCAGCCGCAG TAAACTTTCCCGCCAGAGCGCCACAGAGATCCCGCTGCCCATGCTGCCTCTGGCCGAGACGGAGAAGTTGATCCGCGAGAAGGACGAAGAG CTGCGCCGCATGCAAGAGATGCTGGAGAAGATGCAGGCCCAGATGCAGCAGAGCCAGGCTCAGGGCGAGCAGTCGGACGCTCTCTGA